Proteins from a genomic interval of Clostridium sp. 'deep sea':
- a CDS encoding BRO family protein encodes MNSLQVFNNSEFGQVRSLVIDNEPWFVAGDICKCLGVGNPSQALNRLDEDEKNTIILNEGIGNPYKSAVNEYGLYNLILGSRKPEAKKFKRWVTHEVLPSIRKTGSYISKDVKYLDQLQGVKFVADDLKVNQGSRILMYQKACKANNVDSSFLPAYSEEKLTKSLTDLLKQFNVEHSARSFNTKLIKAGIVEIATRPSTKAPSGFKNFKRLTDKGLKYGKNLISPSNQRETQPHYYIDTFQELVDKVSKN; translated from the coding sequence ATGAACAGTTTACAAGTTTTTAACAATAGTGAGTTTGGACAAGTTCGTAGTTTGGTGATCGATAACGAGCCATGGTTTGTAGCTGGTGATATATGTAAGTGTTTAGGAGTAGGTAACCCATCACAGGCATTAAATAGGCTAGATGAAGATGAAAAGAATACTATCATTTTAAATGAGGGTATTGGTAATCCTTATAAATCTGCTGTAAATGAGTACGGGTTATATAACTTAATATTAGGTAGCAGAAAACCAGAAGCTAAGAAGTTTAAGCGTTGGGTAACCCATGAAGTATTACCGTCAATCCGAAAAACAGGATCATACATATCAAAGGATGTTAAATATCTGGATCAATTACAAGGAGTTAAGTTTGTCGCGGATGATCTAAAAGTAAATCAAGGATCAAGAATACTTATGTATCAAAAGGCGTGTAAAGCAAACAATGTAGATTCATCTTTTCTTCCTGCATACTCAGAGGAGAAACTTACGAAATCGTTAACTGATTTGCTAAAGCAATTCAATGTTGAGCATTCGGCTAGAAGCTTCAATACCAAATTAATTAAAGCTGGGATCGTAGAAATTGCAACAAGACCGTCAACTAAGGCACCTAGTGGGTTTAAGAATTTTAAGAGATTAACTGATAAGGGGCTTAAGTATGGTAAAAATCTTATTTCACCCAGTAATCAAAGAGAAACGCAGCCACATTATTATATAGACACATTTCAAGAGTTAGTAGATAAAGTATCAAAAAATTAA
- a CDS encoding site-specific integrase, with amino-acid sequence MSGSLRKRGNKWYFSFEASTVDGKRKRIERVGGRTKKEASAALRKALTEYENAGLIFESSDISVSDYMDYWMENYVLINCRPNSIKEYSRIVNQFIKPTFGNYKLKSLTPEALQTFMNDLFNSRYSNNYLRGIRNVLSGSLKYAVFPCKFINGNPMQYVKTPKKKDYAEQEEKKTLELSEYQRILDKYPFGHKYHIVLQLAFYTGMRVSEVCALTWDNIDFQNKNISVKRILYKERSDNNWYFGPTKTQSSMRDISIGNTLLTLLKKHKKWQLENQLRYGEHYKNYYSDKSKRIYFASDSKDELIHFVCTHENGTLVNNETMGDCGKTIKKKLGIKFKFHLLRHTHATMLIENGANMKDVQKRLGHSKLSVTMDTYAHVTQKMSQETTDIFEKATSSILSTS; translated from the coding sequence ATGTCTGGCTCACTAAGAAAGAGAGGTAACAAGTGGTATTTTAGCTTTGAGGCTAGTACTGTAGATGGCAAACGCAAGCGTATTGAACGAGTTGGTGGTAGGACTAAAAAAGAAGCATCCGCAGCTCTTAGAAAAGCACTAACAGAATATGAAAATGCAGGTTTAATCTTTGAATCTAGTGATATATCGGTCTCTGACTATATGGATTACTGGATGGAAAACTATGTGTTAATAAACTGTAGACCTAATAGCATTAAAGAGTACTCAAGAATAGTGAATCAATTTATAAAGCCTACATTTGGTAATTACAAATTAAAGTCCTTAACTCCAGAAGCTTTACAAACATTTATGAATGACCTCTTTAACAGTCGATATAGTAATAACTACCTTAGAGGTATAAGAAATGTTTTAAGCGGATCATTGAAGTATGCTGTATTCCCTTGTAAGTTCATTAATGGTAATCCTATGCAATATGTTAAAACGCCAAAGAAAAAAGACTATGCAGAACAGGAAGAAAAGAAAACACTTGAATTAAGTGAGTATCAAAGAATTTTAGATAAATATCCTTTTGGGCATAAATACCATATTGTTTTGCAACTTGCTTTTTATACAGGTATGAGGGTTAGTGAAGTTTGTGCTCTTACGTGGGATAATATAGACTTCCAAAATAAAAATATAAGTGTTAAAAGAATTTTATATAAAGAACGTTCTGATAATAATTGGTATTTTGGACCAACCAAAACACAAAGCTCTATGAGGGATATTTCAATTGGCAACACATTATTGACTCTTCTAAAAAAGCATAAAAAGTGGCAACTAGAGAACCAATTAAGGTATGGGGAGCACTATAAAAATTACTATTCAGATAAATCTAAAAGAATCTATTTTGCCAGTGATTCAAAAGACGAGTTAATACATTTTGTATGTACTCATGAGAATGGAACATTAGTAAATAATGAAACTATGGGTGACTGTGGCAAGACTATCAAAAAGAAACTTGGTATTAAATTCAAATTCCATTTGCTTAGACATACACATGCAACAATGCTAATTGAAAATGGTGCTAACATGAAAGATGTTCAAAAACGCTTAGGTCACTCTAAATTATCAGTTACTATGGACACTTACGCACACGTAACGCAGAAGATGTCTCAAGAAACAACAGACATATTTGAGAAGGCAACAAGTAGCATTTTGTCGACAAGCTAA
- a CDS encoding ATPase, T2SS/T4P/T4SS family, which yields MLKRSIHEVINDQSLINVDSKSLAKEKNIIITEVTYEKHLNSLRNYLSSQHASELAKTIGDESASDRIKALIRQYIHNNDVLIEGEQYELLINKFYDDLAGYAFINKYLFDENIEEINGNAWNDIEIVYSNKWHKVKESFASPQNAIDIIKKMMRAGGVTLDEKKPIGESYISTGIRVSAMIPPIIDEKKGAVFSLRKQKTRIFRKEELLKYETCTKEEFEFLQMCLNHGVSIGIAGATSSGKTTDITSLLASVDESKRIYIIEDTREITINKATKGKISNRVIYTKTRPNLQEERNISASDLLRAAMRYHPDIIVPAEMRDEVAMVAVEAGRTGHTILAGLHANNAIEAYDRILTMCMMSRINLIIVVITTYLVSIKAKKEHFAYGLPT from the coding sequence TAGCAAAAGAAAAGAACATAATAATTACTGAGGTGACTTATGAAAAACACCTTAATAGTCTGCGAAACTATTTATCATCTCAACACGCCTCTGAGCTAGCTAAAACAATAGGAGACGAAAGCGCAAGTGATCGCATAAAAGCTTTAATCAGACAGTACATTCACAATAATGATGTACTTATAGAGGGCGAGCAATATGAACTGTTAATAAATAAATTTTATGATGATTTAGCAGGCTATGCTTTTATTAACAAGTATTTGTTCGATGAAAACATAGAAGAGATTAATGGCAATGCGTGGAATGACATAGAAATTGTTTACTCAAATAAATGGCATAAAGTTAAAGAGTCTTTTGCCAGCCCCCAAAATGCCATTGATATTATAAAAAAAATGATGAGAGCTGGGGGAGTAACACTCGATGAAAAAAAGCCTATTGGGGAGAGTTATATTTCAACTGGTATAAGAGTTTCGGCTATGATACCGCCAATTATTGATGAAAAAAAGGGTGCAGTATTCTCTTTAAGAAAACAAAAAACACGTATTTTTAGAAAAGAAGAATTGCTTAAATATGAAACATGCACCAAAGAAGAGTTTGAGTTTTTGCAAATGTGTTTAAACCATGGTGTTAGTATAGGCATTGCAGGGGCAACTTCATCTGGTAAAACTACCGACATAACTTCACTGTTAGCCTCGGTAGATGAGAGTAAAAGAATTTACATTATTGAGGATACTAGAGAGATAACAATAAACAAAGCTACAAAAGGTAAAATAAGTAATAGAGTAATATACACCAAAACCCGACCCAATTTACAGGAAGAGCGAAATATAAGTGCCTCAGATTTATTGCGGGCAGCTATGAGGTATCATCCAGATATAATTGTTCCTGCAGAAATGCGTGACGAAGTGGCGATGGTGGCAGTTGAGGCAGGCAGAACAGGACACACAATTTTAGCTGGATTACATGCTAATAATGCTATAGAAGCCTATGACAGAATATTAACTATGTGTATGATGTCAAGGATAAATCTAATTATCGTTGTAATTACAACGTATTTAGTATCAATAAAAGCTAAAAAAGAGCATTTTGCCTACGGTTTGCCTACGTAA
- a CDS encoding helix-turn-helix domain-containing protein — MTKLLYTVKEVSEIIKCNTSSTYKLIKKGLLPALKLGQLKVRHVTLVNFLEKYEGKDLTDLDNIIELDIHKEVG; from the coding sequence ATGACTAAACTACTATACACAGTTAAAGAAGTATCAGAAATTATTAAATGCAACACAAGCTCTACATACAAGCTAATCAAGAAAGGATTACTACCAGCACTTAAATTAGGGCAGCTGAAAGTTAGGCATGTAACATTAGTTAACTTCTTAGAGAAGTACGAAGGTAAAGACCTAACCGACTTAGATAATATCATAGAACTTGATATACACAAGGAGGTTGGCTAA
- a CDS encoding DUF2800 domain-containing protein, which produces MAHALLSASGSSRWIACPPSARLEEKEQDTTSEYAREGTLAHEIGELALRFYVGEITKRTHTLRLNKLKKHELFAPDMLTYVQVYVDYVIERYLLAKKKTPDAQLIIEQRLDFSEYVPDGFGTGDALIIADNGIEVIDLKYGKGVQVSAESNSQMMLYGLGALSEYEMLYDIQEAHLTIVQPRLENISEFTIKTDTLIGWGELIRETAKLAYNGEGEFKAGSHCRFCKIKAKCKAYADEQLKLAKYEFRDPAFLVEKEIADILSRASDFDKWLKAVKAFALDQAVNHEVEYPGYKLVEGRSNRQYVDEDKAVVKLIMNGFEGKDLYKPKEVLGITAMEKHVGKKKFNTLLADLVIKPQGKPSLVPVSDKRPEWRSEDDAVKDFQDLIG; this is translated from the coding sequence ATGGCTCATGCATTATTAAGTGCTTCCGGATCTAGCAGGTGGATTGCGTGTCCACCTTCCGCTAGATTGGAAGAAAAAGAACAAGATACAACCAGCGAATATGCCCGAGAGGGTACTTTAGCACATGAAATAGGTGAGCTGGCTTTAAGATTTTATGTAGGAGAGATAACCAAAAGAACTCATACTTTAAGGCTAAACAAGCTTAAAAAGCATGAGCTGTTTGCACCAGATATGCTGACTTATGTACAAGTCTATGTTGACTATGTAATTGAAAGATACCTATTAGCTAAAAAGAAAACACCAGATGCACAACTTATTATTGAACAACGATTAGACTTCTCAGAATACGTACCAGATGGATTTGGTACAGGTGATGCATTAATAATAGCAGATAATGGTATTGAGGTTATAGACCTCAAGTACGGCAAAGGTGTACAAGTTTCGGCAGAAAGCAATTCACAAATGATGCTATACGGATTAGGTGCTTTAAGCGAGTATGAAATGTTGTATGACATTCAAGAAGCACATTTAACAATAGTACAACCTAGGTTAGAAAACATATCAGAATTCACCATTAAAACTGATACGCTAATTGGTTGGGGTGAATTAATAAGAGAAACCGCTAAGCTGGCATACAACGGTGAAGGAGAGTTCAAAGCTGGCTCACATTGTCGCTTCTGCAAGATAAAAGCTAAGTGTAAAGCTTACGCTGATGAACAACTAAAACTAGCTAAATATGAGTTTAGAGACCCTGCTTTTTTAGTTGAGAAAGAAATAGCAGATATATTAAGTAGGGCTTCTGATTTTGATAAATGGCTTAAAGCCGTTAAAGCCTTTGCACTAGACCAAGCTGTAAATCATGAAGTAGAATACCCAGGATACAAGCTAGTAGAGGGTAGAAGTAATAGGCAATATGTTGATGAAGATAAAGCAGTTGTAAAACTAATAATGAATGGTTTTGAGGGTAAAGACCTGTACAAACCTAAAGAGGTTCTTGGTATTACAGCTATGGAAAAGCATGTCGGTAAAAAGAAATTTAATACTTTACTTGCTGATTTAGTTATAAAGCCTCAAGGCAAACCCTCGTTGGTACCAGTTAGTGATAAACGTCCAGAATGGCGTTCAGAAGATGATGCAGTTAAAGACTTTCAGGACCTTATTGGTTAA
- a CDS encoding helix-turn-helix transcriptional regulator, which translates to MKRYWLVKFRKGLTQQEVAKKVGISQNFYSCIETGGRNPGVNTAKKIAAVLGFNWTLFY; encoded by the coding sequence ATGAAACGGTACTGGCTTGTAAAATTTAGGAAGGGTTTAACTCAGCAAGAAGTAGCTAAAAAAGTTGGTATATCTCAAAATTTCTATAGTTGCATAGAGACAGGGGGTAGAAATCCAGGTGTAAATACTGCTAAAAAAATAGCAGCTGTTCTAGGTTTTAATTGGACACTATTTTATTAA
- a CDS encoding DUF2815 family protein: MTNKMQETKVTTGLVRFSYLNVWEPRAASEGQDPKYSVSLIIPKSDKKTIKKIEKAIENAKLAGKASKFNGKLPANLKTPLRDGDEERDDEAYENSYFLNATSKTKPGVIDRSGNRILDQEEIYSGCYGHASINFYAFNVNGNKGIACGLNNIMKKEEGEYLGGRSTAESDFAELIGQDDDDDLL, encoded by the coding sequence ATGACAAATAAAATGCAAGAAACAAAGGTTACTACTGGATTAGTGAGATTTAGCTACTTGAATGTTTGGGAGCCAAGAGCTGCAAGTGAAGGGCAGGATCCAAAATACTCTGTATCTTTAATCATTCCTAAATCAGATAAAAAGACTATAAAAAAAATTGAAAAGGCTATAGAAAACGCTAAACTAGCAGGAAAAGCCAGCAAGTTTAATGGTAAGTTACCAGCTAACTTAAAAACACCATTGCGTGATGGGGACGAGGAAAGAGACGATGAAGCATACGAAAATAGCTACTTCCTTAATGCAACAAGTAAAACTAAACCAGGTGTTATTGATAGATCAGGTAACAGAATATTAGACCAAGAAGAAATTTACTCTGGTTGCTATGGCCATGCAAGCATAAACTTCTATGCCTTCAACGTAAACGGTAACAAAGGTATTGCTTGCGGATTAAATAACATCATGAAAAAAGAAGAAGGCGAGTATTTAGGTGGTAGATCAACAGCTGAGAGTGATTTTGCTGAGCTCATCGGGCAAGATGACGATGATGATTTACTATAA
- a CDS encoding helix-turn-helix domain-containing protein, with product MIQLKILREGARLSQKKLGEIFNVAQNTICNWENGTREPSYEMLLKISNYFSVSVDTLLGIEGDRVGHALKEERESQGLSIKELANFLEISSKELLQYESEENEVRIDVINKFEEILGLSYYEFLDKYGLYDEQIPSHFDGDVNKYEAYKRAVHEDMIKENNQYLDTSPGQFIIATRDAKNMSKEELAKKAGISIKLLNRIESDKQPPKMSDLRKIAKVFNIDVWEIAGFSNVIWDDSPDIKNQSDDFDPQIRAIARGMKNLNPSQRDLLKNLVTILQQIPTSARYYYVLEKATDFLAKEHVYRFPLDPFKIIEDNNWDVCSYSQYAEKYHVTIHDITEAFGSEDGYTIFNGRNYSIAYNDTKPQCRILFTLMHEIGHIILNHLADFDIALLTRGGIPTKKYRVLEKEANSFSRNALAPIVIANELELNTHDVQDIFHMSYQASLNRLRFRRSDNYWISDICLHKQQNQFREFVYIKKNIKKCQICGFVSCKEVLNFCPVCGGSSLYRDYNEEVNEMIYNGIGLNENSKAVICPVCGNEKTNIEGEFCQICGKHIVNRCTNKFDCGKPLAGDERYCSICGSESTFLQNGILKPWDYTEENEAAATSLNDDDLPF from the coding sequence ATGATACAATTAAAGATTTTAAGAGAAGGTGCTCGTCTGAGCCAAAAGAAGTTAGGGGAAATATTCAACGTAGCCCAGAATACAATTTGCAATTGGGAAAACGGAACCAGAGAGCCAAGTTATGAAATGCTTCTTAAAATATCCAATTATTTTAGTGTGTCAGTGGACACACTCTTAGGTATTGAGGGAGATCGAGTAGGACATGCTTTGAAAGAAGAACGAGAAAGTCAAGGACTAAGCATAAAGGAACTCGCAAATTTCCTTGAAATATCCTCAAAAGAACTCTTACAATATGAATCAGAAGAAAATGAAGTAAGGATAGATGTAATAAATAAATTCGAAGAAATTCTTGGATTGTCCTATTATGAGTTTTTAGATAAATACGGATTATATGATGAACAAATACCTTCACATTTTGATGGGGATGTAAATAAATATGAAGCCTATAAAAGAGCTGTTCATGAAGATATGATAAAAGAAAATAATCAATATCTTGATACAAGTCCTGGGCAATTTATAATTGCAACAAGAGATGCTAAAAATATGAGTAAAGAGGAACTTGCTAAAAAAGCTGGGATTAGCATCAAATTACTTAATCGTATAGAATCTGATAAACAGCCCCCAAAAATGAGTGATCTTAGAAAAATAGCTAAAGTGTTCAATATTGACGTTTGGGAAATTGCAGGGTTCTCTAATGTAATCTGGGATGATTCACCAGATATAAAAAACCAAAGCGATGATTTCGACCCCCAAATTCGAGCTATCGCACGTGGTATGAAGAACTTAAATCCTAGCCAGCGAGATCTATTAAAGAATTTAGTAACAATTTTGCAGCAAATACCGACAAGCGCTAGGTACTACTATGTTCTAGAAAAAGCAACAGATTTTCTCGCTAAAGAACATGTTTACAGGTTTCCATTGGACCCATTTAAGATTATAGAAGATAACAATTGGGATGTGTGTAGCTATTCGCAGTATGCAGAAAAATATCATGTAACTATACATGATATAACAGAAGCTTTTGGTTCAGAAGATGGTTATACGATATTTAATGGTAGAAATTACTCAATAGCTTATAATGATACGAAACCACAGTGTAGAATTCTATTCACATTAATGCATGAAATTGGACATATAATCTTAAATCATTTAGCTGATTTTGATATCGCGCTATTAACAAGAGGAGGAATACCTACTAAAAAATACAGAGTGCTGGAGAAAGAAGCTAATTCATTTTCCAGAAACGCCCTTGCACCAATAGTTATCGCAAACGAATTGGAATTAAACACTCATGATGTTCAAGACATTTTCCATATGTCTTATCAAGCCTCTCTAAATCGATTACGATTCCGAAGATCTGATAATTACTGGATTAGTGATATTTGTCTTCATAAACAGCAAAATCAATTTAGAGAGTTTGTTTACATAAAGAAAAATATAAAAAAATGCCAAATTTGCGGTTTTGTATCTTGTAAAGAGGTACTTAATTTCTGCCCTGTATGTGGAGGAAGTAGTCTGTATAGAGACTACAATGAGGAGGTAAATGAAATGATATACAATGGAATAGGGCTAAATGAAAATAGCAAAGCAGTTATTTGCCCAGTCTGTGGTAATGAAAAAACTAATATCGAAGGTGAATTCTGCCAAATATGTGGTAAGCATATAGTTAATAGATGTACCAACAAATTCGATTGTGGAAAACCACTCGCAGGTGATGAAAGATACTGCAGCATATGCGGAAGTGAATCTACCTTTTTACAGAATGGTATATTAAAACCTTGGGATTACACCGAAGAAAATGAAGCCGCTGCAACAAGCTTAAATGATGATGACCTCCCATTTTAA